From a region of the Erinaceus europaeus chromosome 14, mEriEur2.1, whole genome shotgun sequence genome:
- the RFNG gene encoding beta-1,3-N-acetylglucosaminyltransferase radical fringe isoform X3: MSRARGALCRACLALAAALAALLLLPLPVPRARTPPPALGPPPRPCAAPARPAAPSLLADDVFIAVKTTRKNHRPRLALLLRTWISRARRQTFIFTDGDDPELQLQGAGTHVINTNCSAVHTRQALCCKMSVEYDKFIESGRKWFCHVDDDNFVNPGVLLQLLSTFSPSQDVYLGRPSLDHPIEATERVQGVRTMTTVKFWFATGGAGFCLSRGLALKMSPWASLGGFMSTAERMRLPDDCTVGYIVEGLLGVRLLSSPLFHSHLENLQRLSPEAVLQQVTLSYGGPENPQNVVDVAGGFSLQQDPTRFKSVHCLLYPDTDWCPLRKQGALTSR; the protein is encoded by the exons ATGAGCCGCGCGCGGGGGGCGCTGTGCCGGGCCTGCCTCGCGCTGGCAGCAGCCCTGGCGGCGCTGCTACTGCTGCCGCTACCCGTGCCCCGCGCCCGGACACCGCCCCCCGCCCTCGGGCCCCCTCCCCGCCCTTGCGCGGCCCCCGCCCGGCCCGCTGCCCCCAGCCTGCTCGCGGACGACGTCTTCATAGCAGTCAAGACCACCCGCAAAAACCACCGGCCGCGCCTCGCGCTGCTTTTGCGCACCTGGATCTCCCGGGCCCGCCGGCAG ACTTTCATCTTCACCGATGGGGACGACCCAGAACTCCAGCTCCAGGGAG CAGGCACTCACGTGATCAACACCAACTGCTCTGCGGTGCACACCCGCCAGGCACTGTGCTGCAAGATGTCTGTGGAGTATGACAAGTTCATCGAGTCTGGACGCAA GTGGTTCTGCCACGTCGATGATGACAACTTCGTGAACCCTGGGGTCCTGCTGCAGCTACTGTCCACCTTCTCCCCCAGCCAGGACGTCTACCTGGGGCGGCCCAGCCTGGATCACCCTATCGAGGCCACAGAGCGGGTCCAGGGGGTCAGGACG aTGACCACTGTCAAGTTTTGGTTCGCCACAGGAGGGGCAGGGTTCTGCCTCAGCAGAGGGCTGGCCCTCAAGATGAGCCCGTGGGCCAG CCTGGGCGGCTTCATGAGCACAGCTGAGCGAATGCGCCTTCCCGACGACTGCACAGTGGGGTACATTGTGGAGGGGCTGCTGGGCGTCCGCctgctgtccagccccctctTCCACTCCCACCTGGAAAATCTGCAGCGGTTGTCCCCCGAGGCTGTGCTCCAGCAG GTCACTCTGAGCTATGGTGGCCCCGAGAACCCACAGAATGTGGTGGATGTGGCAGGGGGCTTCAGTCTGCAGCAGGACCCTACTCG GTTCAAGTCGGTCCACTGTCTTCTCTACCCAGACACAGACTGGTGTCCACTGCGGAAGCAGGGTGCCCTCACCTCTAGGTGA
- the RFNG gene encoding beta-1,3-N-acetylglucosaminyltransferase radical fringe isoform X5, with protein MSRARGALCRACLALAAALAALLLLPLPVPRARTPPPALGPPPRPCAAPARPAAPSLLADDVFIAVKTTRKNHRPRLALLLRTWISRARRQTFIFTDGDDPELQLQGAGTHVINTNCSAVHTRQALCCKMSVEYDKFIESGRKWFCHVDDDNFVNPGVLLQLLSTFSPSQDVYLGRPSLDHPIEATERVQGVRTMTTVKFWFATGGAGFCLSRGLALKMSPWASLGGFMSTAERMRLPDDCTVGYIVEGLLGVRLLSSPLFHSHLENLQRLSPEAVLQQVTLSYGGPENPQNVVDVAGGFSLQQDPTRIHQTGQSWSPAASGG; from the exons ATGAGCCGCGCGCGGGGGGCGCTGTGCCGGGCCTGCCTCGCGCTGGCAGCAGCCCTGGCGGCGCTGCTACTGCTGCCGCTACCCGTGCCCCGCGCCCGGACACCGCCCCCCGCCCTCGGGCCCCCTCCCCGCCCTTGCGCGGCCCCCGCCCGGCCCGCTGCCCCCAGCCTGCTCGCGGACGACGTCTTCATAGCAGTCAAGACCACCCGCAAAAACCACCGGCCGCGCCTCGCGCTGCTTTTGCGCACCTGGATCTCCCGGGCCCGCCGGCAG ACTTTCATCTTCACCGATGGGGACGACCCAGAACTCCAGCTCCAGGGAG CAGGCACTCACGTGATCAACACCAACTGCTCTGCGGTGCACACCCGCCAGGCACTGTGCTGCAAGATGTCTGTGGAGTATGACAAGTTCATCGAGTCTGGACGCAA GTGGTTCTGCCACGTCGATGATGACAACTTCGTGAACCCTGGGGTCCTGCTGCAGCTACTGTCCACCTTCTCCCCCAGCCAGGACGTCTACCTGGGGCGGCCCAGCCTGGATCACCCTATCGAGGCCACAGAGCGGGTCCAGGGGGTCAGGACG aTGACCACTGTCAAGTTTTGGTTCGCCACAGGAGGGGCAGGGTTCTGCCTCAGCAGAGGGCTGGCCCTCAAGATGAGCCCGTGGGCCAG CCTGGGCGGCTTCATGAGCACAGCTGAGCGAATGCGCCTTCCCGACGACTGCACAGTGGGGTACATTGTGGAGGGGCTGCTGGGCGTCCGCctgctgtccagccccctctTCCACTCCCACCTGGAAAATCTGCAGCGGTTGTCCCCCGAGGCTGTGCTCCAGCAG GTCACTCTGAGCTATGGTGGCCCCGAGAACCCACAGAATGTGGTGGATGTGGCAGGGGGCTTCAGTCTGCAGCAGGACCCTACTCG AATCCATCAAACTGGGCAATCCTGGTCGCCTGCTGCCTCAGGTGGCTGA
- the RFNG gene encoding beta-1,3-N-acetylglucosaminyltransferase radical fringe isoform X2 → MSRARGALCRACLALAAALAALLLLPLPVPRARTPPPALGPPPRPCAAPARPAAPSLLADDVFIAVKTTRKNHRPRLALLLRTWISRARRQTFIFTDGDDPELQLQGGTHVINTNCSAVHTRQALCCKMSVEYDKFIESGRKWFCHVDDDNFVNPGVLLQLLSTFSPSQDVYLGRPSLDHPIEATERVQGVRTMTTVKFWFATGGAGFCLSRGLALKMSPWASLGGFMSTAERMRLPDDCTVGYIVEGLLGVRLLSSPLFHSHLENLQRLSPEAVLQQVTLSYGGPENPQNVVDVAGGFSLQQDPTRFKSVHCLLYPDTDWCPLRKQGALTSRIHQTGQSWSPAASGG, encoded by the exons ATGAGCCGCGCGCGGGGGGCGCTGTGCCGGGCCTGCCTCGCGCTGGCAGCAGCCCTGGCGGCGCTGCTACTGCTGCCGCTACCCGTGCCCCGCGCCCGGACACCGCCCCCCGCCCTCGGGCCCCCTCCCCGCCCTTGCGCGGCCCCCGCCCGGCCCGCTGCCCCCAGCCTGCTCGCGGACGACGTCTTCATAGCAGTCAAGACCACCCGCAAAAACCACCGGCCGCGCCTCGCGCTGCTTTTGCGCACCTGGATCTCCCGGGCCCGCCGGCAG ACTTTCATCTTCACCGATGGGGACGACCCAGAACTCCAGCTCCAGGGAG GCACTCACGTGATCAACACCAACTGCTCTGCGGTGCACACCCGCCAGGCACTGTGCTGCAAGATGTCTGTGGAGTATGACAAGTTCATCGAGTCTGGACGCAA GTGGTTCTGCCACGTCGATGATGACAACTTCGTGAACCCTGGGGTCCTGCTGCAGCTACTGTCCACCTTCTCCCCCAGCCAGGACGTCTACCTGGGGCGGCCCAGCCTGGATCACCCTATCGAGGCCACAGAGCGGGTCCAGGGGGTCAGGACG aTGACCACTGTCAAGTTTTGGTTCGCCACAGGAGGGGCAGGGTTCTGCCTCAGCAGAGGGCTGGCCCTCAAGATGAGCCCGTGGGCCAG CCTGGGCGGCTTCATGAGCACAGCTGAGCGAATGCGCCTTCCCGACGACTGCACAGTGGGGTACATTGTGGAGGGGCTGCTGGGCGTCCGCctgctgtccagccccctctTCCACTCCCACCTGGAAAATCTGCAGCGGTTGTCCCCCGAGGCTGTGCTCCAGCAG GTCACTCTGAGCTATGGTGGCCCCGAGAACCCACAGAATGTGGTGGATGTGGCAGGGGGCTTCAGTCTGCAGCAGGACCCTACTCG GTTCAAGTCGGTCCACTGTCTTCTCTACCCAGACACAGACTGGTGTCCACTGCGGAAGCAGGGTGCCCTCACCTCTAG AATCCATCAAACTGGGCAATCCTGGTCGCCTGCTGCCTCAGGTGGCTGA
- the RFNG gene encoding beta-1,3-N-acetylglucosaminyltransferase radical fringe isoform X4, whose product MSRARGALCRACLALAAALAALLLLPLPVPRARTPPPALGPPPRPCAAPARPAAPSLLADDVFIAVKTTRKNHRPRLALLLRTWISRARRQTFIFTDGDDPELQLQGGTHVINTNCSAVHTRQALCCKMSVEYDKFIESGRKWFCHVDDDNFVNPGVLLQLLSTFSPSQDVYLGRPSLDHPIEATERVQGVRTMTTVKFWFATGGAGFCLSRGLALKMSPWASLGGFMSTAERMRLPDDCTVGYIVEGLLGVRLLSSPLFHSHLENLQRLSPEAVLQQVTLSYGGPENPQNVVDVAGGFSLQQDPTRFKSVHCLLYPDTDWCPLRKQGALTSR is encoded by the exons ATGAGCCGCGCGCGGGGGGCGCTGTGCCGGGCCTGCCTCGCGCTGGCAGCAGCCCTGGCGGCGCTGCTACTGCTGCCGCTACCCGTGCCCCGCGCCCGGACACCGCCCCCCGCCCTCGGGCCCCCTCCCCGCCCTTGCGCGGCCCCCGCCCGGCCCGCTGCCCCCAGCCTGCTCGCGGACGACGTCTTCATAGCAGTCAAGACCACCCGCAAAAACCACCGGCCGCGCCTCGCGCTGCTTTTGCGCACCTGGATCTCCCGGGCCCGCCGGCAG ACTTTCATCTTCACCGATGGGGACGACCCAGAACTCCAGCTCCAGGGAG GCACTCACGTGATCAACACCAACTGCTCTGCGGTGCACACCCGCCAGGCACTGTGCTGCAAGATGTCTGTGGAGTATGACAAGTTCATCGAGTCTGGACGCAA GTGGTTCTGCCACGTCGATGATGACAACTTCGTGAACCCTGGGGTCCTGCTGCAGCTACTGTCCACCTTCTCCCCCAGCCAGGACGTCTACCTGGGGCGGCCCAGCCTGGATCACCCTATCGAGGCCACAGAGCGGGTCCAGGGGGTCAGGACG aTGACCACTGTCAAGTTTTGGTTCGCCACAGGAGGGGCAGGGTTCTGCCTCAGCAGAGGGCTGGCCCTCAAGATGAGCCCGTGGGCCAG CCTGGGCGGCTTCATGAGCACAGCTGAGCGAATGCGCCTTCCCGACGACTGCACAGTGGGGTACATTGTGGAGGGGCTGCTGGGCGTCCGCctgctgtccagccccctctTCCACTCCCACCTGGAAAATCTGCAGCGGTTGTCCCCCGAGGCTGTGCTCCAGCAG GTCACTCTGAGCTATGGTGGCCCCGAGAACCCACAGAATGTGGTGGATGTGGCAGGGGGCTTCAGTCTGCAGCAGGACCCTACTCG GTTCAAGTCGGTCCACTGTCTTCTCTACCCAGACACAGACTGGTGTCCACTGCGGAAGCAGGGTGCCCTCACCTCTAGGTGA
- the RFNG gene encoding beta-1,3-N-acetylglucosaminyltransferase radical fringe isoform X1 — protein MSRARGALCRACLALAAALAALLLLPLPVPRARTPPPALGPPPRPCAAPARPAAPSLLADDVFIAVKTTRKNHRPRLALLLRTWISRARRQTFIFTDGDDPELQLQGAGTHVINTNCSAVHTRQALCCKMSVEYDKFIESGRKWFCHVDDDNFVNPGVLLQLLSTFSPSQDVYLGRPSLDHPIEATERVQGVRTMTTVKFWFATGGAGFCLSRGLALKMSPWASLGGFMSTAERMRLPDDCTVGYIVEGLLGVRLLSSPLFHSHLENLQRLSPEAVLQQVTLSYGGPENPQNVVDVAGGFSLQQDPTRFKSVHCLLYPDTDWCPLRKQGALTSRIHQTGQSWSPAASGG, from the exons ATGAGCCGCGCGCGGGGGGCGCTGTGCCGGGCCTGCCTCGCGCTGGCAGCAGCCCTGGCGGCGCTGCTACTGCTGCCGCTACCCGTGCCCCGCGCCCGGACACCGCCCCCCGCCCTCGGGCCCCCTCCCCGCCCTTGCGCGGCCCCCGCCCGGCCCGCTGCCCCCAGCCTGCTCGCGGACGACGTCTTCATAGCAGTCAAGACCACCCGCAAAAACCACCGGCCGCGCCTCGCGCTGCTTTTGCGCACCTGGATCTCCCGGGCCCGCCGGCAG ACTTTCATCTTCACCGATGGGGACGACCCAGAACTCCAGCTCCAGGGAG CAGGCACTCACGTGATCAACACCAACTGCTCTGCGGTGCACACCCGCCAGGCACTGTGCTGCAAGATGTCTGTGGAGTATGACAAGTTCATCGAGTCTGGACGCAA GTGGTTCTGCCACGTCGATGATGACAACTTCGTGAACCCTGGGGTCCTGCTGCAGCTACTGTCCACCTTCTCCCCCAGCCAGGACGTCTACCTGGGGCGGCCCAGCCTGGATCACCCTATCGAGGCCACAGAGCGGGTCCAGGGGGTCAGGACG aTGACCACTGTCAAGTTTTGGTTCGCCACAGGAGGGGCAGGGTTCTGCCTCAGCAGAGGGCTGGCCCTCAAGATGAGCCCGTGGGCCAG CCTGGGCGGCTTCATGAGCACAGCTGAGCGAATGCGCCTTCCCGACGACTGCACAGTGGGGTACATTGTGGAGGGGCTGCTGGGCGTCCGCctgctgtccagccccctctTCCACTCCCACCTGGAAAATCTGCAGCGGTTGTCCCCCGAGGCTGTGCTCCAGCAG GTCACTCTGAGCTATGGTGGCCCCGAGAACCCACAGAATGTGGTGGATGTGGCAGGGGGCTTCAGTCTGCAGCAGGACCCTACTCG GTTCAAGTCGGTCCACTGTCTTCTCTACCCAGACACAGACTGGTGTCCACTGCGGAAGCAGGGTGCCCTCACCTCTAG AATCCATCAAACTGGGCAATCCTGGTCGCCTGCTGCCTCAGGTGGCTGA